CAAAATGGAGAAAGCAAAGCCGTGTGTCACTCCAATGTCCACCTCGCAGCCATTGAGAAAATATGATGGTGTTCCATTCCATGATATACACTTGTGCTAAAGTATAGTTGGAGGATTACAATACCTTTCATTCACTCGACCAAAACTTGCATTTGCAATTCATAAAGTTAGCAAATGTATGCATAATCCTATAGGAGTACACTGGGCAATAGTTAAACGCATATTGCATTATTTAAAACACACCATTTCACATTCATTACTTATACAAACCAACTACTAGTGTAACTTTACAAACCTTTagtgatgcagattgggcaTCCGATCGAGATCACAAGCGATCCATTGGAGCTTACTGTGTATACTTGGGccataatttaatttcttagaGTTGCAAGCAACAACAAACTGTAACTCGCAACAGCACAGAAGTCGAATACAAAGCACTTGCCAATGTTGCAGCAGAAATTCAATGGATAAAATCAGTACGTAATGATCTTTGTGTTCCAATTATTCATTCTCCAATTCTGTGGTGCGACAACATAGGGGCCACTTACTTGACCAGCAATCCATTATTTCATGCTCGTAAAAAGCACATTGAAATCGATTTTCATTATGTTCGAGATCAGGTAATGCGTGGACAGCTTCATGTTTGTTTTATATCGGCTAAAGATCAGTATGTAGATGCTCTCACAAAGCCACTTCCTGCTCTCAGATTTTAAACTTTATGTGGCAATCTCAAGGTTTGATCACTACCCTTTCAATTGCAAGGGTTTGTAGAAGAACTGGTCAAAGAAATCTCCAATCTCTCTACAACAACCGAAGACTCCCAACAGCTCTCTGCTTCAACCAGGGACTCCAAGATTTcaagaaacaaatgaagtagtgcagctattaattattcaaatttgaatcaACAAGATTGtatctatttaaattttgaattcatgAGATATATACGCAGATATGTAAGACAGCAGTTAGAGTTGTTTTCTATTTAAACTCTCTATACATACACAAGGAAATTCAAGTGAACATCAAAGTATTTTCGGGTTCCTTTATACAAATTGGTAAACTTTACATGCTTGAATGGCAAAATAGATTTgtaaaagatgtgattttacatatgtatatgcatagaccaatgctaatgctcttaggCTTGAACTTGAACAGGAGGGAGTCCTGTGGTCTTTATCTTGACGCCAATCTCTAGACTTTTTTAATAGCAGAAACAACCAATTCATAGAAagatatatagagagagagagagcaaaataGAGTGTGCTCGTGTTTGGGTTTGTACGTAgatgacaggaaaaaaaatcgaACAAACAATGGTAATTGGCTGCCATGCCCATCGGCATTGGCAATGCCTTTTTTCCTTTACAGTGTgatgtgaaaattaaaagacgaaaaaaaagtttaaaaaaaaaaagagagaaaaggatGAGGAATAAATGAGAGTGCAGCAAAGGCGCTGACACCCTCTCTTCTCTCCGTCCTCTCTACAAGACTACACCTTTATCGTGTGTCAATgtgatgtgaaaatttaaagataaaacaaaatgaaaaaaaaaatgatgaaaaataaatgagagtGCAGCAAAGGCGCTGCTTTTGGCCAGCCAGATCAGAGGGAGACGTTTTTTGACAAATGGGTCATTGTTTGTCTCTCTTCTAGGGGAAAAGATAAAGCTACAGTACAGCCTGCCTCTCTCTCGAAGCATCGGTTTCTCTCTCTTCGAGGAAGCATGTTCTCATGCAGAGCTTTAATGGGGGAGACGATGGAGAGTTTTGGGTCCTTAGAGAGGATGGTGTCAGACTCGGTCTGGACTCTGGAGCTCATGCAGAGCTTTAATGGGGGAGGAAGAGTTGAGCTCGTCGAAGTTAGGGTTCAGGTGAGCTTGTAACAGGTTTCAGTCTTTCAGAGCTTCTAGGACTTTGAGACTCTTGGGCTATCGTTCTTCAAAAAGACTCGGGTACCGGGTTTTAAATGCGGTATCCGGGTTTCAAACCTTTACTCTGACAGAAAAGGTTCGTGACAATCCAGATTTCGGTCCAGATTTGATCCAagccgaaaaaaaaaatatgcaaattgAATTGCTTTCTATTTTGTAGTTAGATAAATCTTAACTTTCTTGTTGTCATCTGATTGTTGAGGACTTTTCTCTTGAATACTCTGTTTGAagtttgtcattattttttggCTTGTTTGTGTGGAGcctgattttgtttgtttgcgGCCCAACTTGATCACTGACCAGACAAGAATTcgttgcctttttttttaggAGAATTTTCAATGAGGCTTGGACCGATAGGCTCTTGAACTGACCCGACTAGCTGATCAGGGTttaccatatattatattaaactcTTGTATGACCTCTAATTAAGATTTTACTCTATAATCCACTATTCTCGTATGGCCGCACTGTGTATTGGAGTCTCATCTGAAATAAAATCTTTTGTAGCTCCATGAGCGTAGGCACGTTGTCAAACCACCTAGATCTTGTGTATCGTGTATGATCGATTTCGTTTTTGCTTTACTTTTTCTCTAATAGTTCCCAACAACTATCTTCTAATCCAATATGAAGCACTTGTGcaaaatgagattttacatTTAGtagttaaggctgtgtttggtaaGTGAAGTAGTTTAagtcactattatttacaaactattcaatactttttcactactatacATTACATTTTCACTACAATTCAAAGATCATTTgagatcatctcaacatccaaatttAGATTGACcttctttatttttagataaGTCTCCCAATGCTGCTAAGCTATTTCAAGTCTGTAGTGAAATCACTGAGGCAGAAACTGGGTGATGTAGAAGCCAAGAAGTTGCTGATGAAGGCTGTATACTTGTTTAGCATTGGAGGAAACGATTACTTTAGCTTTTACACACAGTACCCAAATGCTACTCAGCCGTATCGAAGACAATATGTGGGCATGGTGATCGGCAACCTGACTAGTGTGCTCGAAGTAAGTTCTTcacttttgagaaattaaatttgTACTGCGCAGACATCATTTAACAGTTTGGTCTATgttaatttttaacaatttcCTTTGAGCAGGAAATACATGGTTTAGGAGGAAGAAAAATCGCATTTCAGAATGCAGGGCCTTTGGGTTGCCTACCGGCCATGAAGGCATGGGATCCCCAACTTGGTAGTGAATGTGCTGAAGAACCCTCGGCTCAAGCAAGGCTGCACAACAGAGCTCTAGCCAATGTTCTAAAAAAGCTAGAGAACAAATTACCGGGattcaaatattcaatatttGATTACTACAGTGCCCTTGGAGACAGGGTGCAAAACCCTTCAAAATATGGTAGGCTTTGAGCACCATCCCCTCTATATGCTTGTGCCTATAGAGCTAGATTTACCCTAATCTTTTTTGCAACTCTTATCACTGTTTTTCAGGCTTTAAGAATGGAAAGGCTGCGTGTTATGGCAGTGGAGCGTACAAGGGACAGAATTGTGGAGTAGGAAGAAATGGAACAGAACCATTCGAATTATGCAGCAATCCTAACGAGCATGTGTGGTTTGATGGTGGCCATACCACTGAAAGAGCTAACCGGCAGTTGGCAAAGCTGATATGGAGTGGAGGACCACGTTTCACGGGGCCGTACAATGTGAAACAGCTATTCGAGCATCCATGAGAAAGTACCATATTGTGACTAGTCCTTTCTTAGGATGTTTAAGGAAGTTGCAGTCTTGtccttttaattttatgtgGTGTGCTTTGTTGTTAATTGATCTATAACTTTTGGATAGTTGTATGTTGCCTTATTTTAGACCTTTTGGATGCCTGGGTTTTAATCATTTATGCTTATCTGTAGCCTCCAGGTATCTacttgtaaccacggttttcatCCGCCACAAGTAAGGGTTATCAATAAACTTGGGGTATTGTcctcttgttaaaaaaaaaaaaaaaaaaaaaaaaaaaaaaaaaaaaaaaagaggaagttgCAATCATAGGGCCCTATGAACCAAACTcagaaatatatgtattttgccTTAACCTTGCTAATGTTTTCATCAGATTATGAATTAGAGGTTGGTTGTTAAGTTTGTGTCTAATCTTGGCTATGTCACTAGTAGCAAATATATGctcaattaaatataaattattaaatttatctcttct
Above is a genomic segment from Juglans microcarpa x Juglans regia isolate MS1-56 chromosome 1D, Jm3101_v1.0, whole genome shotgun sequence containing:
- the LOC121260942 gene encoding GDSL esterase/lipase 4-like, encoding MLLSYFKSVVKSLRQKLGDVEAKKLLMKAVYLFSIGGNDYFSFYTQYPNATQPYRRQYVGMVIGNLTSVLEEIHGLGGRKIAFQNAGPLGCLPAMKAWDPQLGSECAEEPSAQARLHNRALANVLKKLENKLPGFKYSIFDYYSALGDRVQNPSKYGFKNGKAACYGSGAYKGQNCGVGRNGTEPFELCSNPNEHVWFDGGHTTERANRQLAKLIWSGGPRFTGPYNVKQLFEHP